GATTCGCCGGGTTCGCGCTCACATCCGTATCGCCTGCACCGGGTCCATCTTCGCGGCCCGCCGGGCCGGCAGCGCCGCCGAGGCGAGCCCGACCAGCATCGCCACGCCGCAGGCGCCCAGCATGATCGTGGAGTCGAGCTGCACGGTGAACAGCGCGCTGCCGTCGGCGTTCCGGTACACCTTCGCGAAGAACAGCAACAGCCCGGCCGACAGCAGCACGCCCAGCAGCGAGCCGATCAGGCCGTAGAGCCCGCCCTGCACCAGGAACACCGCCATGATCCGGCCCGGGCTCGCGCCCATCGCGCGCAGGATGCCGATCTCGCGCTGCTTCTGCACGACCGACACGACCAGCACGCTGGCGATGCCCACCGCCACGATCACGACCACGAAGCCGCGGATCAGGCCGTTCGAGATGCTCTGGTTGCGCAGCGCCGACAGCAGCTGCGCGTTGGTGGTCATCCAGCTTTCCACGGTGAGGCCGGTCTGCGCCTTCAGCCGGGCGGCGATCCGCTCGGCGCCGAAGATGTCGCTGACCGCCAGGTCGATGTTCGAGATGCCGCCGGGCAGGTCGAGCAGGGTCTGGGCGAGCCTGATCGTGACGAACACCCAGCGCCGGTTCAGGTCGCGGTTGCCGATGTCGAACAGGCCGGTGATCGTGACCAGCTCGTCGCGCCCCTCGGGGGTGAGCACCCGGATCCGGTCGCCGACGGAGACGCCGAGGTCCTTGGCCAGCTCGATGCCGATCACGCCGTTGGTGCCCGACACCTCGAAGGCGCCGCGCACCAGGTATTCCTCGATCTTGACGATGCGCGCGTAGCGCTCCGGGTCGACCCCGGTCAGCGCGATCGCGCGGCTCGCCTCGCCGCGCAGCGCGAAGCCGGCGCCCGACACGACCGGCGACACCGCCACCACCCCGGGCGTGGCGGCCGCGAGCCGCGCCACCGCCTCCCACTGGTCGACCGAGCGCAGCCGCTGCGCGCGCGGCTGCACGATCGCCGCGGTGCCGTCGGCCGGCAGCGAGCGCAGCGCCACCTCCTCGGGTGGGCGGATCACGACGTGCGCCTGGCTGCCCAGCGTGCGCTCGATGATCGCCTGCTGGAGCTGCGAGATCAGGTGGGT
This genomic window from Zeimonas sediminis contains:
- a CDS encoding ABC transporter permease, with translation MRLPRLPFEWLVALRYLREGRAQTILILAGVTAGVAVIVFLTHLISQLQQAIIERTLGSQAHVVIRPPEEVALRSLPADGTAAIVQPRAQRLRSVDQWEAVARLAAATPGVVAVSPVVSGAGFALRGEASRAIALTGVDPERYARIVKIEEYLVRGAFEVSGTNGVIGIELAKDLGVSVGDRIRVLTPEGRDELVTITGLFDIGNRDLNRRWVFVTIRLAQTLLDLPGGISNIDLAVSDIFGAERIAARLKAQTGLTVESWMTTNAQLLSALRNQSISNGLIRGFVVVIVAVGIASVLVVSVVQKQREIGILRAMGASPGRIMAVFLVQGGLYGLIGSLLGVLLSAGLLLFFAKVYRNADGSALFTVQLDSTIMLGACGVAMLVGLASAALPARRAAKMDPVQAIRM